Proteins found in one Bactrocera oleae isolate idBacOlea1 chromosome X, idBacOlea1, whole genome shotgun sequence genomic segment:
- the rho-5 gene encoding inactive rhomboid protein 1 isoform X2: MISTNATNCIDNDHHIHHRTHHTATAGSQTCGISSGVSNNRRNMSNTNVCGVRCRSLLGYQPHLQLINDVNIMGSNNCGDTGASGGRYSPHPNEMFLQHHGKLSIQSINGYDDSTNCCLPPPSPAPNSDRYIIGLTSLQGSQICGTSSNGNCLDMHTTYANYDGGGNVGGQVHQANAQQIHQHLHTHHTAQSLSSSTSTSPLAVSGNCATKYVGSMQQCSISPNTRFRLSDRYGEVPSPKSLILNSPSTIGSQGVFAAASGEVSTQPASAARYASSSQFLTQSTPLVTSDTYTYLSSTVHTPVKRYVPTPPPPNELYTDISIQPPTSTPQTYVNKCTNNSSVINGGISGNGTTQHVNTLPFRLRMKCCANDLAHSTVMQAANTNTSHMTRSLEHRPLTVTDYYVTSPRTRPSYGNSTHTSHNAQGGHNSINNNCFNVVNNSNISANGIGNSKCATAAAKDASIIILQDQQMPTNEHLTSLSKLHNTSSCITSASTASSASTAVAGGSNPLCVRPSTASPLSIGANGMYVVGNSRLSTNGVARANNSNVINDSNGRIYTTPVTQMDANSGGSGVGNNSSSNINSGLGAATTCLHCNTVRRTTGVHQTTQTTGPISPIPIQQVLEGNNAGVSCNGVFLQSKLEQTSLSLSPSTSESHISPQSPSANGAPNSRIPFRSKGNDGSGNNGVEELLQQQGDQMYVTPKALHHPMNVITEGTYTEHVGIAGNGQLCKQQQHQPSLNGNRQLLQHSPMQMHHQPQQPSPIQQLPVPQQQQQIQRFSRKKRLSQYIRNEIARFFGVDASTEAEEFAVWQGRQRRLALRRFGALKSENELHAEMNNRNTSEINNRVNCYNGAGGGTNQQYHQHHYHPSERPDILPAHDTEGDDLAIEYSSRRRHFLYADFQLGDHVERKASVGTMIISSLTYIVHTLNKRHQRNYRQWSRSFAQAHINQINSIDSSGDIFEGLSALHEDELFFDSSGTEQTLNNGNVIGSNSSNGATSDSLQQSNTVRPGDGSAMITNNNGLKILEHHRQIYLGERMHGWRTSAVMGSSGKHATSNTITSKNGEQITAPMLLQQAATSNSNSGQQSSNVCSTSASHQSKKPTIGSHNAAPLLPNVHSTKGTRANRISAQLLDGVLENSRRSIQRKVKLFTVNDLDDRADHRPFFTYWINTVQTLVLLLSLICYGIGPIGIGVEQKTGQVLVTSLSLQTVQHTEQRNLWIGPRNNDLVHMGAKFATCMRSDVRIMDVLLKTRRQERETACCIRNDDSGCVQSSQADCSVRGLFPTKSISTWKKWSPGESGPGGRISGSVCGLDPKYCDAPASIAPYEWPDDITKWPICRKTNSFSQRFRYKDHTAEHMVCEVIGHPCCTGVYGECRITTREYCDFVNGYFHEEASLCSQISCLNNVCGMLPFISGEVPDQFYRLFTSLCLHAGILHLAITIAFQHVFLADLERLIGPIRTAIVYIGSGLAGNLTSAVLVPYKPEVGPLASLSGVIASLIVLLILIHWKQLRKPHVALFKLMCITALIFGVGTLPWQLNFAGLLAGIFCGIFLTIALVPFVSVSKYGRKAKINLIWSCVIFHLFIYSVLLGIFYVFPTELTSLNVGEVLKTNFNSNSGGGSNVADSVSVGVGGIGRSGDMPAGISNGRGYNGKNKWYQSMQQQQYYYHHRSSDIITSGVHLRKEPLQVQQNEMSPVASFYHYGYHLNRSNNQMSNKFKYNPYNNAVTSRTI; encoded by the exons ATGATCTCAACGAACGCAACGAATTGTATTGACAATGATCATCATATTCATCACCGCACTCACCACACAGCAACGGCCGGTTCTCAAACTTGTGGTATTAGCTCGGGAGTTAGCAATAACCGACGTAACATGAGCAACACCAATGTGTGTGGTGTACGCTGTCGTTCTTTATTGGGCTATCAACCGCATTTGCAGCTTATCAATGATGTTAATATTATGGGCAGCAATAATTGCGGCGATACGGGGGCATCTGGAGGCCGTTATAGTCCACATCCGAATGAGATGTTCTTGCAGCATCATGGTAAACTCTCAATTCAATCAATTAATGGCTATGACGATTCAACGAATTGTTGTCTGCCGCCACCATCGCCAGCGCCGAACAGTGATAGATACATAATAGGCTTAACATCATTGCAAGGTTCTCAAATATGTGGCACTTCCAGTAATGGTAACTGTTTGGACATGCATACGACATACGCTAATTATGATGGTGGCGGCAATGTTGGAGGTCAAGTACATCAAGCTAACGCACAGCAAATACATCAACATCTACATACACATCATACGGCACAATCGCTTTCTTCATCCACATCAACATCTCCGCTGGCTGTTTCTGGTAATTGCGCCACAAAATACGTAGGCAGCATGCAACAGTGTTCCATTTCACCGAATACTCGATTTCGCTTATCAGACCGATATGGTGAGGTGCCCTCGCCTAAATCACTAATTTTAAATAGCCCATCCACCATTGGCAGCCAAGGCGTCTTCGCTGCGGCCTCGGGCGAAGTCTCAACACAGCCTGCCAGTGCAGCACGATATGCCTCTTCCTCacaatttttaacacaaagcACACCACTGGTGACAAGcgacacatacacataccttTCGTCAACAGTGCATACGCCTGTAAAGCGCTATGTGCCGACCCCACCACCGCCAAACGAACTATACACTGACATATCGATACAGCCGCCTACATCGACGCCGCAAACATATGTAAACAAATGCACAAATAATAGCAGTGTGATCAACGGTGGTATCAGTGGAAATGGTACAACGCAACATGTCAACACACTGCCCTTCCGCTTACGCATGAAATGCTGCGCCAATGACTTGGCACATTCAACAGTGATGCAGGCAGCTAATACAAATACCTCGCATATGACGCGTAGTCTTGAGCATCGGCCACTCACAGTAACCGACTACTATGTCACATCTCCGCGTACTCGACCATCCTATGGCAATAGTACTCACACTAGCCATAATGCTCAGGGTGGTCATAATTCCATTAACAACAATTGCTTCAATGTTGTTAACAACAGTAATATCAGTGCTAACGGGATAGGTAATTCAAAATGCGCTACAGCAGCGGCAAAAGATGCTTCCATTATCATCTTACAGGATCAACAAATGCCAACAAATGAACACTTGACATCGCTATCTAAGTTGCATAACACATCCAGTTGTATAACCTCTGCGTCGACGGCTTCTTCAGCGTCAACAGCTGTGGCAGGCGGCTCAAATCCTTTATGCGTCAGACCGTCGACTGCTTCACCACTGTCTATTGGCGCCAACGGTATGTATGTAGTCGGCAACAGCCGCTTAAGTACAAACGGTGTCGCTCGTGCTAATAACTCAAATGTGATAAATGACAGTAACGGCCGCATTTATACGACGCCCGTCACTCAAATGGATGCTAACTCTGGCGGAAGTGGTGTTGGTAACAACAGTAGTAGCAACATAAATTCTGGACTCGGTGCAGCCACCACTTGTTTGCATTGCAACACAGTACGACGTACAACCGGCGTTCATCAGACCACTCAGACAACAGGCCCGATCAGCCCAATACCCATACAGCAAGTACTGGAGGGCAATAATGCAGGAGTCAGTTGCAATGGCGTCTTTCTACAGAGTAAGCTGGAACAAACTTCACTTTCACTATCACCATCCACCAGCGAGTCGCATATTTCCCCACAATCGCCATCAGCAAATGGAGCACCCAATTCTCGAATACCTTTTCGAAGTAAAGGGAATGATGGCAGTGGCAACAACGGAGTTGAGGAATTGCTACAACAGCAAGGAGATCAAATGTATGTGACTCCAAAAGCCCTCCATCATCCAATGAATGTAATAACAGAGGGCACTTACACAGAGCACGTTGGTATTGCTGGGAACGGGCAACTGTGCAAGCAGCAACAGCATCAACCGTCTTTGAATGGCAATCGGCAACTACTGCAACATTCGCCTATGCAGATGCATCATCAACCACAACAGCCCTCACCAATACAACAGCTGCCTGtaccacaacaacagcagcaaattcAACGCTTTTCTCGGAAGAAACGTTTGAGTCAATACATACGCAATGAAATAGCCCGTTTCTTTGGTGTAGACGCCAGTACGGAAGCTGAAGAGTTTGCTGTTTGGCAAGGCCGTCAAAGACGTTTAGCCCTCCGAAGATTTGGTGCGTTGAAAAGTGAAAATGAGTTACATGCTGAAATGAACAACAGAAATACCAGTGAGATCAATAATCGCGTAAATTGCTATAATGGAGCCGGTGGTGGAACTAATCAACAATACCATCAACATCATTACCACCCTTCGGAAAGGCCTGATATATTACCCGCTCATGATACGGAAGGTGACGACCTGGCAATCGAATATTCATCGCGACGACGTCATTTTTTATATGCCGACTTCCAGTTAGGAGATCATGTTGAGCGGAAAGCCTCTGTCGGTACAATGATTATTTCTAGCCTAACTTACATCGTACACACTCTGAATAAACGACATCAACGCAACTACCGACAATGGTCACGAAGCTTTGCGCAAGCTCATATAAATCAAATCAATAGTATCGATAGCTCGGGTGATATTTTTGAAGGCTTATCAGCGCTACACGAAGACGAACTATTTTTCGACTCTTCAGGTACTGAGCAAACTCTAAACAATGGCAATGTAATTGGTTCGAATAGCAGTAATGGCGCAACTAGTGACTCGTTGCAGCAATCGAACACTGTGAGACCTGGTGATGGCAGTGCCATGATCACCAACAACAATGGTTTGAAGATACTTGAACATCATCGACAAATATACTTGGGTGAACGTATGCACGGATGGCGTACTTCGGCGGTAATGGGTAGCAGTGGGAAACATGCCACTTCCAACACCATCACTTCCAAAAACGGTGAACAAATAACTGCGCCCATGTTGCTGCAGCAAGCCGCaaccagcaacagcaacagtggTCAACAATCAAGTAATGTGTGCAGCACTAGCGCCTCCCACCAGTCCAAGAAGCCAACGATCGGTAGTCATAATGCCGCACCCTTATTGCCAAACGTACATTCAACAAAAGGAACACGCGCTAATCGCATATCAGCACAACTTCTAGACGGCGTACTCGAGAATTCGCGTCGCTCGATTCAGCGCAAAGTTAAATTGTTTACTGTTAATGATTTAGACGACCGTGCCGATCATCGGCCATTTTTTACATATTGGATCAACACAGTACAGACATTAGTTCTCTTATTGTCGCTTATTTGCTACGGTATTGGGCCTATAGGAATTGGAGTGGAACAAAAAACGGGACAGGTATTGGTTACAAGCCTTAGTTTACAAACAGTGCAGCACACCGAGCAACGCAATTTATGGATAGGGCCGCGAAATAACGACTTGGTACATATGGGTGCCAAGTTCGCGACTTGTATGCGTAGCGATGTACGTATCATGGATGTGCTACTGAAGACGAGGCGGCAAGAGCGTGAAACAGCTTGTTGTATACGAAACGACGATTCAGGATGCGTACAAAGCTCTCAAGCGGACTGCTCTGTGCGTGGACTATTCCCAACC aagtCTATATCAACCTGGAAGAAATGGTCGCCTGGTGAATCTGGACCAGGTGGTCGTATTTCGGGTTCCGTTTGTGGATTGGATCCTAAATACTGCGATGCACCCGCATCCATAGCACCCTATGAATGGCCAGATGATATAACAAAATGGCCAATTTGCCGGAAAACAAATTCATTTTCACAACGTTTTCGCTACAAAGATCACACCGCCGAACACATGGTATGTGAGGTCATAGGTCATCCGTGTTGCACTGGAGTTTATGGAGAATGTAGAATAACCACTCGCGAGTACTGCGATTTCGTCAATGGCTACTTTCACGAAGAAGCATCGTTATGTTCACAG ATTTCCTGCTTAAACAACGTCTGTGGCATGCTACCATTCATATCTGGTGAGGTGCCTGATCAATTTTACCGGCTATTCACATCACTTTGCTTACATGCTGGGATTCTTCATTTGGCCATTACTATCGCCTTTCAACACGTATTTCTAGCCGACCTGGAGCGTTTAATAGGCCCTATCCGCACCGCTATTGTTTATATTGGCTCAGGACTGGCTGGCAATTTGACAAGCGCCGTATTAGTACCATACAAACCAGAA GTTGGACCATTGGCATCATTGTCTGGTGTAATTGCATCCCTGATTGTGTTGCTAATACTTATCCACTGGAAGCAGCTACGTAAACCGCACGTTGCTCTATTCAAACTTATGTGTATAACAGCACTAATTTTTGGTGTTGGAACACTACCTTGGCAGTTGAACTTTGCAGGCCTGTTGGCGGGCATATTTTGTGGAATATTCTTAACCATTGCGCTGGTACCGTTTGTCAGCGTTAGCAAATATGGACGAAAAGCAAAG ATAAATCTTATATGGTCCTGCGTCATCTTCCACCTGTTTATATATTCAGTATTGTTGGGTATTTTCTACGTATTTCCAACCGAGTTAACTTCATTAAATGTAGGTgaagttttaaaaacaaatttcaactcTAATTCAGGCGGTGGCAGTAACGTTGCTGACAGCGTAAGTGTTGGGGTTGGAGGAATCGGCCGAAGTGGTGATATGCCTGCTGGTATCAGTAATGGCAGAGGGTATAATGGCAAAAACAAATGGTACCAATcgatgcagcagcagcagtattACTACCACCATCGTTCCAGTGATATAATTACAAGTGGAGTG